GCAAGAAGACGCTGAACCGCGGTAAGGCGGTTGCCACCTTCTGCATGGGCCGAAAGAAGACCTACGCGTACATTCACGATAATCCCGCGATCGAGTTCCGCACGATCGATTACACGAACAATCCACTGATCATTGCGCAGCACGAGAAGATGACCGCGATCAATACCGCGCTTGAGATCGATCTCACCGGTCAGGCGACGGCGGAATCGCTGGGCAAGCGATTTTATAGTGGCATTGGTGGGCAGGCAGACTTTATGCGTGGTGCCGTGCTGGCGAAGCACGGTAAGGCGATTCTTGCGATACCCGCAACCGCCGAAGGGGGCACCATCTCACGGATCGTGCCCTTCCTCAAGGAGGGCGCGGGTGTGACGCTCAATCGCGGCGATGTGCAGTATGTCGTCACCGAATACGGGATCGCGTACCTGCACGGCAAGAACATCCGGGAGCGTGCTATGGAATTGATCGCGGTGGCACATCCTCAGTTCCAGCCGTGGCTCATCGAGGAAGCGCGCAAGCTCAATTTGATCTATAGCGATCAGGCGTTCATACCGGGCGTGCGCGGCGAGTACCCGGCGGAGCTGGAGACCTATCGAAGGACGAAGACCGGTCTGGACCTGAAGCTGCGACCGGTGAAGATAAGCGACGAGCCGCTCCTGAAAGACTTCTTCTATGCGCTCTCTGACGATAGCCTCTATCAGCGGTTCTTCATCACGCGACGGGCCATCCATCATGACCGGCTTCAGGAGTTCGCGGTCATTGATTACACGACGCAGATGGTGATCCTTGCAGTGCTCGAGGAGGACGGTAAGGAAGAGATCGTGGGTCTGGGGCAATACGCCGTGGATGAAGCGACGCATACCGCTGATGTCGGGTTCGCCGTACGGGACGAGTATCAGAACCGGGGGATCGGCTCTGAGTTGCTCAGGTATTTGACGATCCTGGCGAAGCGGAAAGGGTTGCTCGGATTCACCGCGCAGGTGCTGCTCGATAACCCTGTGATGATGCATGTCTTTGAGCGGGCAGGGTTTGATATTGAGAAGAGCGGTGCGGAAGGGGTATACGATCTGAAGATGCTATTTCGGAAGCAGTGATACGCACGGTCGAGCTCGTCGTGATGGGCAAAGACGGTATAGGTAGGTAGTCATGAGCGTATCCCGTGATCTGAGGTCGGGTAAGGGCCGGCTGTACGCGCCTCCCTGATCGGTTCTACGTGATACGAGCGTGCTGCTCGGCTCGTACCGGTTGAGAAAACCTAAAGAGTTACAAGCAGGATTTATATCTATCAGTTCTTGCGATCCACGGGGGTGGGTAAAAGACAATGAGCATCTTCAAGGCATATGATATCAGGGGCGTTTATCCGACGGAGATCGATGAGCGGGTGGCATTTCGGATCGGTGCGGCGTTTGGGACACGCTATCCAGGCACGATCGCGGTGGGCTGTGATACGCGGTTGAGCGGTCCGCAGTTGAAAGCGGACTTCATCGCAGGGCTCTGCTCTACAGGCGCCGATGCGGTGGATCTCGGTATTGTGACCACGCCCGTTCTGGCCTTTGCGGTGCAGCATCTCGGCTGTGACGGTGGGGTGAACGTCACCGCATCGCACAACCCGAAGGAGTACAATGGCTTCAAGCTCTTCGACGGTACCGCACTGCCGATCAGCTACGAATCGGGCATCGAGCAGGTGCAGCGGATTGCGGAGCGCGGTAACTTCCGGCAGGGTGATGGTGTGGCTTCTACGGTCGCGATCACCGAGCCGTATATCCGGTTCATCAGCAGCCTGGTGCGGTTGAGTGCGCCGTTAGAGATCGTTATTGACGGATCAAACGGTGCGGCAAGCTTGTACGCGCCCGAGGCGTGCAGACGGGCGGGTCTGCGGGTCCACGAACTGAACTGCACACCGGACGGTACGTTCCCGGGGCACGAGCCTGATCCGTCGAAGCCCGCTAATCTGCTCGATGCCGAGCGGAGCGTGCGAGCGCGAGCTGCGGATCTGGGCTTTGTCTTCGACGGC
The DNA window shown above is from Methanomicrobia archaeon and carries:
- a CDS encoding GNAT family N-acetyltransferase; translated protein: MRLGKRSRVLNGLKARYPEKFAPEDRIFGQITRGARIFIGTGCGEPQYLVGALIRYAESHPTAIFDAEVFHVWTLGVAPYTDEKFRQNFRHNSFFIGNNTREAINRGLADYTPIFLSEVPDLFARRIVPVDVALVQTSPPDEHGYMSFGVSVDIVKAATEKAELVIAQVNSYMPRVHGDSFIHIDNIDFVVPHDEPLLEYTAEPEGGVAQRLGEYVARLIQNGDTIQVGYGSIPNAILANLQEKQHLGVHTELISDGLVDLMKRGVIDNSKKTLNRGKAVATFCMGRKKTYAYIHDNPAIEFRTIDYTNNPLIIAQHEKMTAINTALEIDLTGQATAESLGKRFYSGIGGQADFMRGAVLAKHGKAILAIPATAEGGTISRIVPFLKEGAGVTLNRGDVQYVVTEYGIAYLHGKNIRERAMELIAVAHPQFQPWLIEEARKLNLIYSDQAFIPGVRGEYPAELETYRRTKTGLDLKLRPVKISDEPLLKDFFYALSDDSLYQRFFITRRAIHHDRLQEFAVIDYTTQMVILAVLEEDGKEEIVGLGQYAVDEATHTADVGFAVRDEYQNRGIGSELLRYLTILAKRKGLLGFTAQVLLDNPVMMHVFERAGFDIEKSGAEGVYDLKMLFRKQ
- a CDS encoding phosphomannomutase/phosphoglucomutase; this encodes MSIFKAYDIRGVYPTEIDERVAFRIGAAFGTRYPGTIAVGCDTRLSGPQLKADFIAGLCSTGADAVDLGIVTTPVLAFAVQHLGCDGGVNVTASHNPKEYNGFKLFDGTALPISYESGIEQVQRIAERGNFRQGDGVASTVAITEPYIRFISSLVRLSAPLEIVIDGSNGAASLYAPEACRRAGLRVHELNCTPDGTFPGHEPDPSKPANLLDAERSVRARAADLGFVFDGDGDRVTVIDETGTAIESRRIFSLLARQVLVTNPGATIVHDALMSQMAIETIERYGGQAIPCRVGHTYIAQKMRAESAALAGELSGHYYFKETFFADDAIRASLKVAEIVAAAGRGVAELVREFPDYHTENVRVTVKDSEKFAFVTSLQEDLAREGYALDTLDGVKVIFESGWALFRASNTEPKISIAYESKDEGEFTMIRDFVHSVVERVPQE